Part of the Rhizobium sp. N324 genome, CTAACTGCAATTGGCTGTCCTCGATCTTGAAGCCCTGCGTCTTCATCACCCGGAAGAACTGCTCGATCATCCAGCGCTGCTTGTACCAAGCGACGATCTGCCAGGCGTCAGTCGCACTGGAGAGCGCATGGGTGGTCAAGAGCAGCCAATGCAAGGGCTCGACACCGTCGGGTGCGTCCGGTTCGACGACCTCGACCCAACTGAGCCTAACCCCGTCGGGCAGCCCTTCTTCGCGCAGGTTTTGCGGCCGCCTGATCGTCGCCTGGCCGAAGCTCTAGGCACAACGTTGCCTGCCGCGTCGGACGGTCGGCGCGCTCGCGCAGTTCGATCGTTTGGGTGTCGCAGAACCGAACTGTCTCTACGACATCACGCAGTTTAGAGCCGCCGATGAGTGCATGGTCATGCATGACGCGCGACAAAAGATCGAAGCGTTGGTCGGGCAGGCGCGCCCACATCATAAAGAAGTCGCCCTATTGCGCGACCTCGCCAATGAGCGATGGCGTTTCGGCGACCGGCGGCTTCGGCGGGAGGGAGCGCCGTTGGGGTCGACCGCATCTACGGGCTCTATCGCGAAGAAGGACTTTCCGTTCGCAAGCAGAAAAGCCGGGGCGGCACGCTGTTGGCACGCGTGGCCCGATCCTGGTCGAAGCGAAGGCCAATGCCCGATGCTCGCTGAATCTCGTTCACGACCAGTTCGCTTGCGGAAGGCGGTTTCGCGTGCTCAACTTCGTCGAGGACGTGACCCGCGAATGCCTGGCGGCGATCCCGGACACCTCGATCTTGCGTCGTCGCGTCGCTCGCGAACTGTCGGTCCTCATCGAACGGCGCGGCAAACCGGGGATGATCGTCTCCGACAACGGCACGGAATTCACCTCGAATGCCATCCTTGCCAGGTCGAAGGATCATAGGGTCGAGTCGCACGGCATCACGCCGGGAAGCCGATGCAAAACGCTAATGTCGAGAGCTTCAACGGCCGGATGCGGGACGAGATGGTCAACCAAAGCCTGTTCCTCGGCTGCGATTATGCCCGAAGCGCCATTGCTGGGCCGACGATTACAACCACTTCCGGCCGCACTCATCGCTCGGACCAGACCTGGGCAAGTGATGCAGATACCATTGCCGCAACCGGCTCCAACGCTGCGCGAGATGAAAGCTTCGCGTTTCCGCCACTTGGCGTACTCGGAGCGCGCAGGCTCTAGTCGCCGCTGGAGAGGATCGAGTGCTAGGTCAGCGGGTCCACTGATCGAGGTTTTTCGCCAGACTCTGCTGTCGTGGGCCAGCAAGTTTTTTGGGGTGGACGCACTGCCAACAGCTGCTTTTCCGGTGGTCAGCTGACCACAGCTCCAACACTCTGAAAAGAAACGACATTTTCGGGCGCTACTATGGACGTCGCATGACCCGCTCCTCGCGCGACCTCTCACAAGATCGGTTGTGTAGAGATAGGTACCGTCCCCGATTGAGCGGCTTCGTGTTCGAACGAACAATGGCGGTGTTTGTCACGACTGAAAGGAGACATTGCTTTGTAATCTTAACGGCGGTCTCCGCAGGATGCTTCAGGACGAAGACCTCCTAGGCTTCGAGGACAGTCGAAATTGCTGGTCGTAAAACGAATGTTTGCAGATTTTCGGTCGTAATCATTCTTGTAGGAAATATAGCTGGCGGCGCGGACAAATGGCTCAATTAAATTGTCGAGCATCCTTGAAAGAACGCCGAAACGCGGACGGATTGTAAAAGAAACAAATACTGTCTGACTGAGTCGCGGCTCGCGCCCGAATTCTTCGTGCAGCCGAGACGGCTTTTTGGTAGCGAGGGGAGGGGCTGTCCTCTGCTTTTACCCGCGCCACCGAGGGTCATGGCCCGCGCGCCTCTGCGGATCATAATCACCGCGGCTGAAGCCTTCAGCACGTTCCGGGGGAGGGGGCGAGCAGGCGGAGGAAGCCGGCTCCGCGGGCGAGTGTAGGCGCTGAGCTGAAACCGCGGAGCGATAGCGACTAGCGGTCCTGGCGCTACAGATCCCCAAAGGCCGGACCTGACGATTATGCAGTCGAATAGCGACAAGAAAAGACTCTCTGCCATCGGGCGTCGGATGAACCATGCCCTCAATGGCGAATGAGGCCAAATCTGTGGGCTTCGTCCAGCAGGACCCGCACCGAGGACGGTTGCCACTTGTTGCCGCTGCGCACGGGCCGTTCTCCCATCTGGTCCAGTTGCGCGGCAATGTCGCGCAGCGACAGGTTGGGATCGGCAATGGCAATTGCCGCCACCAGCTTCATCAGATAGTCTTCGGGAGCGCGACGAGGGGATCGAGCAAGGAGTTCCTTCTCCGCGAGCTTTTCGCGTACCATGCGATGAACAGCGCGACGAAGGCGTTCGACGGTCCAGTCGTGGCCACGGCGATTGAGAACCCGCACGACATTGTCCCAACTGTGCTGCGGCCGGAGTTGACGCACCATCGGCAGCCACGTCTGCGCCGATGCAATGAGTTCATCGAGATAGAGCTTCTCCCGTGCCTGCGAGATTGCCTTGATCGCCTCCGGCCGTCGTTCTCGCAGACCCGGATTTCCAGGAAGCTTGCCGCGTGCCTTCGCCGCCTTAATGCCGGCTTTGGTACGCTCGGCGATTAGCGCCCGCTCGAGCTGCGCGACGGCGCCGAGGACCTGAAGGGAAAACATGCCCTGCGGGGTCGACGTATCGATTGGATCGCGGATCGACCGGAAATGCACGCCGCGCGCCTCGAGGTCCTCGATCACCGACAAGAGATGACTGACGGATCGGGCCAGTCGATCGAGGCGCACGACAATGAGGACGTCGCCGGCGCTAAGCTCAGCGAGTAATCGCGTCAGCACCGGTCGAGCCCGCGATGCTCCGGAACCATGCTCCTGATGGATCCGATCGCAGCCGGCTGCACGCAGCTCGTCCAACTGGGCATCGTGGACCTGTTCATCCGTCGACACCCGGGCATAACCGATCAGCCGCTTGGGAGATTGTTGGTTGTTAAATGTTTGTGGCTTTGCCATCGCGCTTGTAACGGCCCTGTCTCGAAGTAGTTTGTACAGATAAGGCATGCGTTAGAAATCGAACAGTTGCAAGCGTGTTTTAAGCATCAAATAGGGGCCCGCCAGACCCAAATCGCCACCCCGAGATGAGCAACGGAGCGTCCGCACTGACAAACCCGCGCCAGCGGGCTCCTGTGGCGGAAAGGCCGGAAAAACAACCGTTTTGGAGATGCCGCGAGAGCAGGGGCCCTCAGGAGGACGCCGGCGCATCATGCCAGAAGAAGGGTCGGGATTATGCGGGGCAACTTGCGGCGGCCGAATTCTGTCTCGGCGAGTCCGGTCATCCCAGCCGAAATCGGCCGAAAAGCCCGGAAAACCGCGCATTTCCGGCGATCCATGGTGACCGACACGCTGATTTGCGGCGTTATAGCAATCACTTCCGATAAGCATTACTTATCGGAAGCGAGACACCAAACTATCAAATATGCCCAGTGAGGAACCCTAACTTTCAGATAGAGTTCGATTAGCAAATCATTTACTATGATTTCAATGTCTTACGATCTCGGGAATTTTCCGCTGAAGAGCCTGATGCGGCCTGCTTTTGAAGCAGGTGTCGCTCTGACCCGTCTCGACGAGCGGATAGCCCGCTCGCCGGTCGGGCAAGGGTGGATCGAGCGAGCCCATTTTGCAGATGCCTGCGCCTCGCTGTGGATCGACGGCGACCTCGTCCATCTCGAAGACCTGGTGCTGCACGACGATACCCGCGATATTCGCACACCGACCCATGAGCTGACAATTGCCCGCGACGTGCTGCGAACCCGCCGGCGCATCGCCGCCCAACCACCCGGCTGGGCTTTTTCCACCGACGGGCTTCGGACGCTGCGGCAGACCTCGGAGATCATGCCGGTCGACGCTGACGCGACGGAGGCGACCGGCGCCAGGCAGCCTGTCGGTGTCGAGTCGATAGGGGAGGGGGACGAAGCTGACGGCGGCGAAGGCCTTCCCGGTGTCGACTATGCCGACATCGATGCGGTACTTGCCCGATCGGAGGCCGCGATCAAAGACGCAACGCGGCCCGGCCGCGCCAGCGCG contains:
- a CDS encoding recombinase family protein, which codes for MAKPQTFNNQQSPKRLIGYARVSTDEQVHDAQLDELRAAGCDRIHQEHGSGASRARPVLTRLLAELSAGDVLIVVRLDRLARSVSHLLSVIEDLEARGVHFRSIRDPIDTSTPQGMFSLQVLGAVAQLERALIAERTKAGIKAAKARGKLPGNPGLRERRPEAIKAISQAREKLYLDELIASAQTWLPMVRQLRPQHSWDNVVRVLNRRGHDWTVERLRRAVHRMVREKLAEKELLARSPRRAPEDYLMKLVAAIAIADPNLSLRDIAAQLDQMGERPVRSGNKWQPSSVRVLLDEAHRFGLIRH